AATGTTTCCCAAcattctcccacacttaaatgaaacACACTTCTccaacctaagctaatcaaggatacaATCCAAGGTTATTCATGGTTTTTCGCTTATGATTCTAATGTGGTGATATTAAGAACAATGGGGTAGATAAAGCTCAAAAGGGTTTACAATGGTATATGCAAAGGGTAGGCTATATGGGAAAAGTAAGATTTAAACAAAGATGACCTCAACCATGCTCAATgcaattcaaaatatcaatcgttggaaataaagaatcaagcaaaaccaagatcacaatcataaaagAGGTATGTcacacaatgaacaaaattaGTGGTTAAAAATGTGCAACCACTCATTatggctcaaatctcacaaggtaattgttctttactcttctatgttccataaaaattcattcaagcaagtttaaaaatagttttctaATCAATTCAATAGAAAGCCCAAAATTGTTAGAAAGTCAtgttgtttttcaccaaaattattcctatgtatgtatgtatgttgtgatggatgcaaattttttcaaaatttcctaGTTCTTCTCCTAATTTTCAACGAGTAAAAAATAAGATGAACAATTAGGATCAAAATGAGCTAGGCATAAGCTATTCATAACATCCAATCATAATCCACATCTATACTATGTACCATGCAATATCAAATGCAATATGTAAATATATACCAACAGAAAAGTACAATACTAGATATAACTATAAGTAACTGATATATATACCCAAGCAAAAGTGCATAAGTCAAAGTACTAAAAGTATCCAAAAAAGCatagtaaaaacaaaaaataactaattgaAAGTGTTCAGGAGAGAATGTTTACACCCAAAATATCGCAGATtctcccccacacttaagtcATGCACTGTCCTCAGTGCCCATAATAGTCAATCAATGGGGGGGAATCAACCATGAGAAACTCCACCGTGAGATGGTGGTGGGTGGTGGTAACGCTGGTAAATAATGATGGCGCTAGATGGCTGTGTGGTGGTCTCAGCTCTCGGCTGCTCAACTGTGTGGCCAGCTGGCTCTGATGCTGTCTCAGCTATCAGCTCGGCTACAACTACCGGCTCCTCAATCATGTGATCCGCAGGCTCATCAGCCATCTCATCTATAGGCTCCTCTGCTCTATGCTCAGGTGTCTGGGCTACCTGGCCAGCTTCAGCTGTTGGTTCCTCAGGTGCAGGCTCCTCGGCCTCAGGCTCTATTGTATTTGGAGGAGGTGGCCCAGGGTCGTGACCGTCAAACTTCGCCACTATTCACTGGAAGCGGCGAGAGTTGTGGCACTCAATGTGGTGCAGAGTCTGCAAGATCTCCCGACCGAGCTCATAAGGTGACTGGAGTCAGGGTACGGGTGCGGGTGCTGAAGGAGGTGCTGAGGACTCTGTTGCTGCTGATGTAGGCTTAGAGGTCTTCCACTTTTTCTGAGGCGGTCCTTCAAAGTCTCCGTATGGCAGAAAGGGCTGCTTACTGTTGTAGACAGACGTCCGGTCTGTTGGACGTCTCTCTACACCAAATAAGGCTGCAAATCTGGTGATCAATGATGGGAAGGGAACGTTGAATTTTAGCTGTTGGTTCACCTTCATCATCGACTCTTTGATAAGGGGATGAACAGAGATTCTCTTCCCCTCCAGAATAGGCCAAAGTAACACTGCCACCTGGACTCTGATATGCGTGACATGCGTGCTTGGAAGAATGTAGTCAGCGATAATCTGCTGCCAGATCCTTGCCTCTAGGTTGCAGTCAGTGCACGCAATGCTCAACGGAACCGCACTGTCCCCTTTACTGTATTCTCATCTAGCTTCAGGCTGGCCTATCTTCTCTAGGACCACATCCAAAAAAATCTTGCCCGTTGAGACGTCCCTCATTACTTGAGTGTAAGCGTTGCGAGCCGGAGGAATATGCGAAATATCCAAGAGGGCCTCTAAAGTAGTATCAGAGGTGTCCAAGGTGACACCTTTTAGaaaaacagttttggcatccctctttaggagatttgcGTAAAATTCCTTGACCTGGTGTTCATTTACTTCCACCGGGTCAGATTTTACGAATCTCCAATGATAAAAATCAAGTCGGTTAAGGATTGTATCCGCATATTTCTTATGCAGGTTTAGCTTTCTCTTATAATGACAggcacatttttttaatttcttgtattgcTCTTAGGCTTCCGAGTTAATGAACGTGTCTGGTTGGTCACTTGGGAGCACAGGAGGAGGACTTGCCAAAGGGTTGGCTTTTTCTTCCCCTTGCAAGTCATCCTGAAGACGAAAAAATAGAATACAACTCAGGAGAACAGATAAAAGTCACAGAAATTCAGAGGAGATAatcaaacaattaattaagagcCAGTGAGCTAAACAGATACTAAATCAAGGGAAAAACATGTATGCAGCAGTGAATTGGTCAAAAAGGAAATGTGTTTCACCAAATCAAGCAACCTAAGTAGAAATGAATGAGTGAACAAACAATGAAAGCATCTGCATTTCCTAGGTGCATTATGTAAGTGAATTGAACTAAAAGAAATTGATTCATTGAGATTGTGCCTTGAGGATTGAAAAAGTTTGTAAAAATTGACGCAAAAGGCAATGATCAACTTGACAATTTAAAGCACCTGCTTATTCATGGAATAAAGTGGTAAAATGGTCACATAGTCAATCCTTGTTCCCAAAAGCAATGTCAGTTGGAATAAGATTCATTGCTAAAAAAGATGTACAAGGGAAAAGTAATTGTACATGATCATTTATGGTCAAGAACACATGAATAACCAGTTAGTCAGTTCACCAAACAAACATCATATGTACTGCTGACAAAAAGCACCAAACAGATTTTAAAATTGGAAGTTTAATGCTAGTTTGGTGTGTGAGCAAAAAAAGGAATGGGCATTCACATATAATGCAGTGAATCAGCATGCTATACACTTAAAGGTACCAAACAGAATAATCAATACtatcaaattcaattcaattttgtgTCGAGAACAAAATCAA
The genomic region above belongs to Arachis duranensis cultivar V14167 chromosome 3, aradu.V14167.gnm2.J7QH, whole genome shotgun sequence and contains:
- the LOC127745581 gene encoding uncharacterized protein LOC127745581, with protein sequence MKVNQQLKFNVPFPSLITRFAALFGVERRPTDRTSVYNSKQPFLPYGDFEGPPQKKWKTSKPTSAATESSAPPSAPAPFDGHDPGPPPPNTIEPEAEEPAPEEPTAEAGQVAQTPEHRAEEPIDEMADEPADHMIEEPVVVAELIAETASEPAGHTVEQPRAETTTQPSSAIIIYQRYHHPPPSHGGVSHG